In the Theobroma cacao cultivar B97-61/B2 chromosome 1, Criollo_cocoa_genome_V2, whole genome shotgun sequence genome, one interval contains:
- the LOC18611587 gene encoding protein SCO1 homolog 2, mitochondrial: MSISRFILFATKNRSPTTPNLLQRFDPSKRIQSCGYAKSAKNNYGKPTGHPVINVETQASRPWSAYVVSAAFLGFAGLVAFVHYNDERRAVAIGQGRRSGCDAAIGPIIGGPFTLVNTENQVVNEQDFLGNWVLLYFGYTSSPDVGPDQVQIMVNAIDTLESKQNVKVLPVFVTIDPQRDTPAQLRAYLKEFNSKIVGLTGPVSAVRQMAQEYRVYFKKVEEEGDDYLVESSHNMYLIDPKMKVVRCFGVEYNAEELSKEILRELQKSPT; encoded by the exons ATGTCCATTTCTCGTTTCATTCTCTTTGCCACCAAGAACCGCTCCCCCACTACTCCCAATCTACTTCAAAG GTTTGATCCATCTAAGAGAATCCAATCTTGTGGCTATGCGAAATCAGCAAAGAACAATTATGGAAAGCCAACTGGTCATCCTGTTATAAATGTAGAAACACAGGCTTCTCGTCCGTGGAGTGCTTATGTTGTT TCAGCTGCTTTTCTAGGATTTGCTGGATTAGTAGCTTTTGTGCATTATAATGATGAGAGAAGAGCGGTTGCGATAG GCCAGGGCAGAAGAAGTGGTTGTGATGCTGCGATAGGTCCTATTATTGGCGGTCCATTCACTTTAGTTAATACAGAAAATCAAGTTGTTAACGAACAGGACTTTCTTGGGAACTGGGTTCTCCTCTACTTTGGCTATACATCATCTCCTGATGTTGGACCTGATCAGGTTCAAATAATGGTTAATGCTATAGATACATTAG AGTCGAAACAGAATGTTAAGGTTTTACCTGTATTTGTGACAATTGATCCTCAGCGTGATACTCCTGCACAACTCCGTGCTTACCTCAAAG agttcaattcaaaaatagtGGGATTGACAGGACCTGTCAGTGCTGTAAGGCAGATGGCACAAGAGTATCGCGTTTATTTCAAGAAGgttgaagaagaaggagaTGATTATCTAGTCGAGTCTTCTCACAACAT GTATTTGATAGACCCAAAAATGAAGGTCGTAAGATGCTTTGGAGTTGAGTACAATGCTGAGGAACTGTCAAAGGAAATATTGAGGGAACTGCAGAAATCACCAACTTAA